The Rhododendron vialii isolate Sample 1 chromosome 8a, ASM3025357v1 genome has a window encoding:
- the LOC131297981 gene encoding large ribosomal subunit protein uL30w-like yields MSEAQTKPGPVVPESVLKKERRNEEWALKKKEELAVLKKKNVENRKLIFIRAKKYTKEYEEQQKELIQLKREARLKGGFYVKPEAKLLFIVRIRGINAMDPKTRKILQLLRLRQIFNGVFLKVNKATVNMLHRVEPYVTYGYPNLKSVRELIYKRGYGKLNKHRIALTDNSVIEQGLGKYGIICIEDLIHEIMTVGPHFKEANNFLWPFKLKAPLGGLKKKRNHYVEGGDAGNREDYVNELIRRMN; encoded by the exons ATGTCTGAAGCACAAACCAAACCAGGGCCTGTGGTTCCAGAGTCAGTGTTgaagaaagagaggaggaaTGAGGAGTGGGctttgaagaagaaggaagaacttgcagttttgaaaaagaagaatgttGAGAACCGGAAGCTGATTTTTATCAGAGCTAAGAAATATACCAAGGAGTATGAGGAGCAG CAAAAGGAGCTCATTCAGTTGAAGCGCGAGGCAAGACTGAAAGGAGGGTTTTATGTGAAGCCTGAAGCAAAGCTTTTGTTCATTGTTCGCATTCGAGG TATCAATGCTATGGATCCAAAGACAAGGAAGATATTGCAGCTCCTGCGTTTGAGACAG ATTTTCAACGGTGTCTTCCTCAAAGTAAACAAAGCAACAGTGAATATGCTGCATAGGGTTGAGCCTTACGTGACTTATGG ATATCCTAATTTGAAGAGCGTAAGGGAACTTATTTACAAGAGGGGCTATGGCAAGCTAAATAAGCACCGGATTGCTTTGACAGACAATTCAGTTATTGAGCAG GGTTTGGGAAAGTATGGTATCATTTGCATTGAAGATCTTATTCACGAGATCATGACTGTTGGGCCTCATTTCAAGGAGGCTAATAACTTTCTCTGGCCATTCAAACTCAAGGCACCCTTGGGTGGtctgaagaagaagaggaaccaCTATGTTGAAGGAGGAGACGCTGGAAATCGTGAAGACTATGTTAATGAGCTCATCAGGAGGATGAACTAG
- the LOC131297994 gene encoding GATA transcription factor 28, whose translation MDGIDESQARMRMTDEHQAIHHPGHYIQEHDHHVLHHLSNGNGMEHDDNGGGSEDMEGEIHPDHGNLTDNHNAMVAHGGSDSNNQLTLSFQGQVYVFDSVSPEKVQAVLLLLGGREVPPNIPAIPLSGHQNTRGMSSTPQISSVPQRLASLMRFREKRKERNFDKKIRYTVRKEVALRMQRNKGQFTSSKPNHDESASAVTSWDSNQTWASDGSGSQQQDIVCRHCGVSEKSTPMMRRGPEGPRTLCNACGLMWANKGTLRDLSKAAPQSGQNPSLSQNENGNIEPDQMVVKIAGNSSDSS comes from the exons ATGGATGGCATAGACGAGAGCCAGGCCCGTATGCGCATGACGGACGAGCATCAGGCTATCCACCACCCTGGACATTACATACAAGAACACGATCATCATGTGTTGCACCACTTGAGCAATGGGAATGGGATGGAGCATGATGATAATGGTGGGGGAAGTGAAGATATGGAAGGTGAAATTCATCCTGATCATGGGAATCTCACTGATAATCATAATGCGATGGTGGCTCATGGCGGCAGTGATAGTAACAACCAGCTTACTCTCTCTTTCCAGGGCCAGGTTTATGTGTTTGACTCCGTCTCGCCTGAAAAG GTTCAAGCAGTACTTCTATTATTGGGAGGCCGTGAAGTACCTCCAAACATACCTGCTATTCCATTGAGCGGTCATCAAAATACTAGG GGAATGTCCAGTACTCCACAAATTTCTAGCGTCCCTCAGAGGTTGGCTTCATTGATGAGATTCCGTGAGAAGCGAAAAGAAAGGAACTTTGACAAGAAAATCCGTTATACAGTCCGTAAGGAGGTTGCCCTAAG GATGCAGAGGAATAAAGGTCAATTTACATCTTCAAAACCCAATCATGATGAGTCTGCATCAGCAGTTACAAGTTGGGACTCAAACCAAACCTGGGCCTCAGACGGTAGTGGGTCCCAGCAGCAAGATATTGT CTGTCGGCATTGTGGTGTCAGCGAGAAGAGTACACCAATGATGCGTCGTGGGCCTGAGGGACCAAGGACCCTTTGCAATGCATGTGGACTTATGTGGGCAAATAAG GGAACTCTGAGGGACCTCTCTAAGGCAGCACCCCAGTCTGGACAGAATCCTTCATTGAGCCAGAATGAG AATGGAAATATTGAACCAGATCAAATGGTTGTTAAGATTGCTGGAAATAGTAGCGATTCATCATGA
- the LOC131297978 gene encoding mannosyl-oligosaccharide 1,2-alpha-mannosidase MNS1, with protein MARTRSASNRWRYINPAYYLKRPKRLALLFILFVSASLFFWDRHTLVADHEEELSKLNEELIRLKNMLEELNINKGVSGGKMGKKDVIDDPINIQRREKVKDAMIHAWSSYEKYAWGNDELQPQTKNGVDSFGGLGATLIDSLDTLYIMGLDEQFQRAREWVASSLDFNKNYDASVFETTIRVVGGLLSAYDLSGDKVFLEKAKDIADRLLPAWDTPSGIPRNIINLAHGNAHNPSWTGGESILADSATEQLEFIALSQRTGDPKYQQKVENVILQLNKTFPADGLLGIYLDPNRGTTSYSTITFGAMGDSFYEYLLKAWIQGNKTAAVKHYREMWETSMKGLQSLVRRSTPSSFTYLCEKTGDAIKDKMDELACFAPGMIALGASGSGPDDSQKFLSLAEELAWTCYNFYQSTPTKLAGENYFFHPGQDMSVGTSWNILRPETVESLFYLWRLTGNKTYQEWGWNIFEAFEKNSRVEAGYVGLKDVNSGVKDNMMQSFFLAETLKYLYLLYSPSSVISLDEWVFNTEAHPLKIVTRHDQVQNYGGLDKQNKPVDRSRGRKEGRFVDY; from the exons ATGGCCAGGACCAGATCGGCGTCGAACCGATGGAGATATATAAATCCTGCCTATTATTTGAAGCGACCGAAACGTCTCGCACTGCTATTCATCCTCTTCGTCAGCGCCTCGCTCTTCTTTTGGGATCGACATACTCTTGTCGCAGACCACGAG GAGGAGCTTTCTAAGTTGAATGAAGAATTAATCCGGTTGAAAAATATG CTAGAAGAGCTAAACATTAACAAAGGAGTTTCTGGTGGAAAGATGGGCAAAAAAGATGTTATAGATGACCCTATCAATATTCAGCGAAGAGAGAAAGTAAAAGACGCTATGATCCATGCATGGAGTTCGTATGAAAAATATGCATGGGGCAATGATGAGCTTCAG CCACAGACGAAGAATGGTGTTGATAGCTTTGGCGGTCTTGGAGCAACTCTGATAGACTCACTGGATACAttatatataatgggtctcgaTGAGCAGTTCCAGAGAGCTAGAGA GTGGGTGGCGAGCTCATTGGATTTCAACAAGAACTATGATGCCAGTGTCTTTGAGACAACCATAAG AGTTGTGGGCGGACTTCTTAGTGCATATGATCTCTCAGGGGACAAAGTTTTCCTTGAAAAAGCTAAAGATATTGCTGATAGACTGCTCCCTGCATGGGATACACCTTCTGGCATTCCCAGAAACATCATTAACCTGGCACACGGAAATGCACATAATCCTTCATGGACTGGG GGCGAGTCTATCTTGGCAGATTCTGCCACCGAGCAGCTGGAATTTATTGCTCTTTCTCAAAGGACAGGAGACCCCAAGTATCAGCAAAAG GTGGAGAATGTTATCTTACAGTTAAATAAAACCTTTCCTGCTGATGGCTTGCTTGGCATCTATCTTGATCCCAATAGAGGGACAACATCATACTCAACAATAACTTTTGGGGCCATGGGGGACAG TTTTTACGAATATTTGCTCAAAGCATGGATACAAGGAAATAAAACTGCTGCTGTGAAGCATTATAG AGAAATGTGGGAGACATCAATGAAAGGTCTGCAAAGCTTGGTTCGGAGAAGTACACCGTCATCTTTTACATACCTCTGTGAGAAGACGGGGGATGCAATTAAAGACAAG ATGGATGAGTTAGCATGCTTTGCTCCAGGGATGATTGCCTTGGGGGCATCCGGATCTGGTCCTGATGATTCTCAGAAATTTCTCTCACTTGCAGAAGAG CTTGCTTGGACGTGCTATAATTTCTATCAGTCAACGCCAACAAAATTGGCTGGAGAGAACTATTTCTTTCATCCTGGGCAG GACATGAGCGTGGGTACATCATGGAATATATTGCGACCAGAGACAGTGGAATCGCTCTTTTACCTCTGGCGATTGACTGGCAACAAGACATATCAAGAGTGGGGCTGGAACATATTTGAAGCATTTGAAAAAAACTCTCGTGTTGAGGCGGGATATGTTGGATTGAAGGAT GTTAATTCTGGTGTCAAAGACAATATGATGCAAAGCTTCTTTCTAGCTGAGACACTCAAGTACCTCTATCTTCTTTATTCACCCTCTTCAGTCATCTCCCTGGATGAGTGGGTTTTCAACACGGAAGCTCATCCTCTGAAAATTGTCACAAGGCATGACCAAGTACAGAATTATGGAGGCTTAGATAAGCAGAATAAACCAGTTGATAGGTCACGTGGAAGAAAAGAGGGCCGATTTGTTGATTATTAA
- the LOC131298808 gene encoding putative F-box protein At3g10430 codes for MLRAFIYFFVCKEEEEDQSFARRRSRTRTRTRRRRRFHCWSFLPEELLFEILSRLPVKSLMQLKCVCKTWRAIPTNPSFIASHLEKDAPTRLVIWNANHNGLLVGHDGFHTFVKCSRYDFQPVNLTFGFHRKADLILGSCDDVWSIGKDGIYGSTKEVPTIALWNLATRAFSILPMSICDLPPYGQLHRCLVGFGLDLKTKSYKVVKFSYFGDDDFGVYNNSVEVYDFSSGPWRVLHADHFSPKVLIHDGPQINTYNKNDGVFHWFALHNYDLRSVSCYEGQVLS; via the coding sequence ATGCTCCGagcttttatatattttttcgtttgcaaggaggaggaggaggatcaaTCGTTTGCAAGGAGGAGGAGTAGGACGAGAACGAgaacgaggaggaggaggaggtttcATTGCTGGAGTTTTCTTCCTGAAGAACTTTTGTTTGAAATCCTCTCGAGATTGCCTGTCAAATCTCTAATGCAATTAAAGTGTGTCTGTAAAACATGGCGTGCTATTCCCACAAACCCTAGTTTTATTGCCTCTCATCTCGAAAAGGATGCTCCTACTAGGCTGGTCATTTGGAACGCTAACCATAACGGTCTCTTGGTTGGGCATGATGGCTTTCACACCTTCGTAAAATGCTCCAGATATGACTTTCAACCTGTGAATCTTACTTTCGGGTTTCACAGGAAAGCAGATTTAATTTTAGGTTCGTGTGACGACGTCTGGAGTATCGGTAAGGATGGAATCTATGGAAGTACCAAAGAGGTACCAACTATTGCGCTATGGAACCTTGCAACAAGGGCATTTAGCATTCTCCCCATGTCCATTTGTGACTTACCACCATATGGCCAGTTACATAGATGTTTGGTAGGGTTTGGTCTTGATCTCAAAACCAAAAGTTACAAGGTGGTTAAGTTTTCATATTTTGGGGATGATGATTTTGGTGTTTACAATAATTCTGTTGAAGTTTACGATTTCAGTTCCGGTCCTTGGAGAGTTCTCCACGCTGATCATTTTTCCCCAAAGGTACTTATTCATGATGGTCCAcaaatcaacacatacaacAAAAACGATGGTGTTTTTCATTGGTTCGCGCTTCACAATTACGATTTACGCAGTGTCAGTTGTTATGAGGGGCAGGTTCTTTCGTGA